One Faecalispora anaeroviscerum genomic window carries:
- a CDS encoding copper homeostasis protein CutC — MKAVLEVCVDTVDSAFEAQRAGADRLVLCSGLVLGGATPNINFFYEVRNHLDLPISVLVRPHFGDYCCSPAEFEMMKDDIALFRDAGVDAVQTGILTPDGALDVLRMDELIVQAQDMKMVLGRAFDECREPDEAFQRAKMMGFGGLVTSGQCRRSYDGRGLIARLLLNADGMEIAVAGEMEPHEFAAFRRVTAASVYQGSWLKKMDSPMQYQKKRRFLEPANELEDTLWQTDTQKIAAMRAAMDGE, encoded by the coding sequence CGGATCGTCTGGTGCTTTGCTCCGGGCTGGTGCTTGGCGGAGCCACGCCAAATATCAATTTCTTTTACGAGGTGCGCAATCATCTGGATCTGCCGATTTCTGTTTTAGTGAGACCCCATTTTGGGGATTACTGCTGCTCCCCGGCGGAGTTTGAAATGATGAAGGATGACATCGCCCTGTTCCGCGACGCGGGAGTGGATGCGGTGCAGACGGGGATTTTAACACCCGACGGCGCTCTGGACGTTCTGCGTATGGATGAGCTGATCGTTCAGGCGCAGGATATGAAGATGGTGCTGGGCCGCGCGTTTGATGAGTGCCGTGAGCCGGACGAGGCCTTTCAGCGCGCGAAGATGATGGGCTTCGGTGGGCTTGTAACCTCCGGCCAGTGTCGCCGCAGCTACGATGGCCGCGGTTTGATTGCCCGGCTGCTCCTTAATGCCGACGGGATGGAAATCGCGGTAGCCGGTGAGATGGAGCCGCACGAGTTTGCGGCATTCCGCCGGGTGACGGCAGCTTCGGTGTATCAGGGCAGCTGGCTGAAAAAAATGGACAGTCCCATGCAGTACCAAAAAAAACGCCGGTTTCTGGAGCCGGCGAATGAACTAGAGGATACGCTCTGGCAAACGGACACACAAAAAATCGCCGCCATGCGCGCAGCGATGGACGGCGAATAG